The following proteins are co-located in the Apis mellifera strain DH4 linkage group LG11, Amel_HAv3.1, whole genome shotgun sequence genome:
- the LOC410322 gene encoding ral guanine nucleotide dissociation stimulator isoform X2, giving the protein MGTTPWQNRSDGRRGSSADIHTWMLWPVLGDDGLSPTSPPASASVKGVNKLAPLLLCAPCKPTSHRKNQNSTQWYVQQPTWRLWGEERGDGVIYTVYLKKVRYHRPTRSLSASDSDDEISHLEWETVRVRFLKAGTVQRLVESLANDDGELESTYINVFLATYRAFTTPREVLELLLSRYDALDEGSGALTGEQHRKTLVQALHVWLDAYPGDWKSPPNHPLLSRVLDFTHRRLPGSELELKARHRLHRFQREDQIDSCLMYDNGRLARGSPDPIVDHWASYNFPEVPHRHFAEQLTRMDAEVFKKLVAHQCLGAVWSRRDRSRSHDAATVLATVNQFNAVSLRVISTILMDSSTRPQERARILETWIDIAQELRVLKNFSSLKAIVSGLQSNPVYRLEKCWQCMPREKHELFRELERIFSEENNAWTQRELLIKEGTAKFADTAGRSDRHLQKLFQKQNTHAGNISYGTIPYLGTFLTDLTMIDTAIPDTIAEGLINFDKRRKEFEVLARIRLLQGAANAYNFSTDPLFDRWFHSVVVLDDREAYKLSCQIEPPPPGNTLSNRGKKKQSHQGHRKNDSIASTSSSSSSQFYCDLDSLPSSPHNSLDRRTSPSQMSSSSSSSSLPSLDVSLSSGGGSGAATSQQNRLAPPTAITANGNSPNVVGLSSPSHSHKSSPDFYIIKVTMESDNVETEGVVLYKSIMLSNNERTPQVIRNAMLKLGIEGSPDQYTLAQVLPDREMLLPNSANVYYAVNTAHNLNFILRPRREPNESATESPKSKTSHKR; this is encoded by the exons GCAGAATCGAAGTGACGGAAGAAGGGGAAGTTCCGCGGACATTCACACGTGGATGCTGTGGCCTGTGTTGGGGGATGACGGGCTGAGCCCAACGTCGCCCCCGGCGTCGGCCAGTGTCAAGGGGGTGAACAAACTGGCGCCCCTGCTGCTCTGCGCCCCCTGCAAGCCCACCAGCCACAGGAAGAACCAGAATTCCACCCAGTGGTACGTGCAGCAG CCCACGTGGCGTTTATGGGGCGAGGAAAGGGGCGATGGCGTCATATACACGGTGTACCTGAAGAAGGTCCGATATCACAGGCCGACCAGGAGCCTCTCCGCATCG GACTCGGACGACGAGATCTCGCATCTGGAATGGGAGACGGTGAGGGTGCGTTTCCTGAAAGCAGGCACGGTGCAGCGGCTGGTGGAAAGTCTGGCGAACGACGACGGGGAACTCGAGTCGACGTATATCAATGTCTTCTTGGCGACGTATCGGGCGTTCACTACGCCGCGGGAAGTGCTGGAGTTGTTGTTGTCGAGGTACGATGCCCTCGATGAGGGATCCGGTGCCCTGACAGGTGAGCAACACCGAAAGACTCTGGTCCAGGCTCTTCACGTATGGTTGGACGCCTATCCAGGCGACTGGAAGTCGCCCCCGAACCACCCCTTGCTCAGCCGAGTCCTCGACTTCACGCATCGACGACTTCCTGGCTCGGAACTCGAGCTCAAGGCAAGGCATCGTTTGCACAGGTTTCAGCGTGAAGATCAAATAG ATTCGTGCCTAATGTACGACAATGGTCGATTAGCGCGTGGCTCCCCGGATCCGATCGTGGATCACTGGGCGAGCTACAATTTCCCCGAGGTGCCGCACCGACACTTCGCCGAGCAATTGACCAGAATGGACGCCGAGGTGTTCAAGAAGCTCGTGGCCCACCAATGCTTGGGCGCTGTCTGGTCGAGAAGGGATCGGTCGAGGAGCCACGACGCGGCCACCGTGTTGGCGACCGTGAATCAGTTCAACGCGGTTTCCCTTCGGGTTATATCCACGATACTGATGGACTCGTCGACCAGGCCCCAAGAGCGCGCGAGGATCCTCGAGACGTGGATCGACATCGCCCAAGAGTTGCGGGTGTTGAAGAATTTCAGCAGCCTGAAGGCTATCGTGTCCGGTCTGCAGAGCAACCCTGTGTACAGGTTGGAGAAGTGTTGGCAGTGCATGCCCAGGGAGAAGCACGAGCTGTTCAGGGAGTTGGAGAGAATTTTCTCGGAGGAGAACAACGCGTGGACCCAACGGGAGCTTTTGATCAAAGAGGGCACGGCCAAGTTTGCGGACACGGCGGGCAGGAGCGACAGGCACCTGCAAAAGTtgtttcaaaaacaaaatactCACGCGGGC AATATCAGTTACGGGACGATACCGTATCTGGGTACGTTCTTAACGGATCTCACTATGATAGACACCGCGATACCGGACACGATAGCGGAGGGTTTGATCAACTTCGACAAAAGGCGGAAGGAATTCGAGGTCCTCGCTAGGATAAGATTGCTTCAAGGAGCCGCGAATGCGTACAATTTCAGCACGGATCCGTTGTTCGATCGTTGGTTCCACTCCGTGGTTGTGCTCGATGATCGCGAAGCGTATAAACTGAGCTGTCAGATCGAGCCTCCGCCGCCTGGAAACACTTTGAGCAATCGTGGGAAGAAGAAGCAG AGTCATCAGGGTCACCGTAAAAACGACTCGATAGCCTCCACCTCGAGCTCGAGCAGCTCCCAATTTTACTGCGATCTGGATTCGTTGCCGAGCTCCCCCCACAACTCTCTCGATCGGCGCACATCGCCGTCCCAGATGTCCAGCTCGTCGTCCAGCTCGTCCTTGCCATCGTTGGACGTGTCGTTGAGCTCGGGGGGCGGGAGCGGAGCGGCGACGAGCCAACAGAACCGATTGGCACCGCCGACCGCCATCACCGCGAACGGGAACAGCCCCAACGTGGTCGGCCTGTCGAGCCCGAGCCACTCGCACAAGAGTTCGCCCGACTTTTACATCATAAAAGTGACGATGGAGAGCGACAACGTGGAGACGGAGGGTGTGGTGCTGTACAAATCCATCATGCTCTCGAACAACGAGAGGACGCCGCAAGTGATACGGAACGCTATGCTCAAGTTGGGAATAGAGGGGAGCCCGGACCAGTACACGCTGGCCCAGGTTCTGCCCGATCGTGAGATGCTTCTGCCAAATTCGGCCAACGTTTATTACGCCGTCAACACCGCGCACAATCTCAACTTCATTCTACGGCCTAGAAGGGAGCCTAACGAGAGCGCCACCGAAAGTCCTAAGAGCAAGACGAGTCACAAGCGGTAG
- the LOC410322 gene encoding ral guanine nucleotide dissociation stimulator isoform X3, with protein sequence MLWPVLGDDGLSPTSPPASASVKGVNKLAPLLLCAPCKPTSHRKNQNSTQWYVQQPTWRLWGEERGDGVIYTVYLKKVRYHRPTRSLSASDSDDEISHLEWETVRVRFLKAGTVQRLVESLANDDGELESTYINVFLATYRAFTTPREVLELLLSRYDALDEGSGALTGEQHRKTLVQALHVWLDAYPGDWKSPPNHPLLSRVLDFTHRRLPGSELELKARHRLHRFQREDQIDSCLMYDNGRLARGSPDPIVDHWASYNFPEVPHRHFAEQLTRMDAEVFKKLVAHQCLGAVWSRRDRSRSHDAATVLATVNQFNAVSLRVISTILMDSSTRPQERARILETWIDIAQELRVLKNFSSLKAIVSGLQSNPVYRLEKCWQCMPREKHELFRELERIFSEENNAWTQRELLIKEGTAKFADTAGRSDRHLQKLFQKQNTHAGNISYGTIPYLGTFLTDLTMIDTAIPDTIAEGLINFDKRRKEFEVLARIRLLQGAANAYNFSTDPLFDRWFHSVVVLDDREAYKLSCQIEPPPPGNTLSNRGKKKQSHQGHRKNDSIASTSSSSSSQFYCDLDSLPSSPHNSLDRRTSPSQMSSSSSSSSLPSLDVSLSSGGGSGAATSQQNRLAPPTAITANGNSPNVVGLSSPSHSHKSSPDFYIIKVTMESDNVETEGVVLYKSIMLSNNERTPQVIRNAMLKLGIEGSPDQYTLAQVLPDREMLLPNSANVYYAVNTAHNLNFILRPRREPNESATESPKSKTSHKR encoded by the exons ATGCTGTGGCCTGTGTTGGGGGATGACGGGCTGAGCCCAACGTCGCCCCCGGCGTCGGCCAGTGTCAAGGGGGTGAACAAACTGGCGCCCCTGCTGCTCTGCGCCCCCTGCAAGCCCACCAGCCACAGGAAGAACCAGAATTCCACCCAGTGGTACGTGCAGCAG CCCACGTGGCGTTTATGGGGCGAGGAAAGGGGCGATGGCGTCATATACACGGTGTACCTGAAGAAGGTCCGATATCACAGGCCGACCAGGAGCCTCTCCGCATCG GACTCGGACGACGAGATCTCGCATCTGGAATGGGAGACGGTGAGGGTGCGTTTCCTGAAAGCAGGCACGGTGCAGCGGCTGGTGGAAAGTCTGGCGAACGACGACGGGGAACTCGAGTCGACGTATATCAATGTCTTCTTGGCGACGTATCGGGCGTTCACTACGCCGCGGGAAGTGCTGGAGTTGTTGTTGTCGAGGTACGATGCCCTCGATGAGGGATCCGGTGCCCTGACAGGTGAGCAACACCGAAAGACTCTGGTCCAGGCTCTTCACGTATGGTTGGACGCCTATCCAGGCGACTGGAAGTCGCCCCCGAACCACCCCTTGCTCAGCCGAGTCCTCGACTTCACGCATCGACGACTTCCTGGCTCGGAACTCGAGCTCAAGGCAAGGCATCGTTTGCACAGGTTTCAGCGTGAAGATCAAATAG ATTCGTGCCTAATGTACGACAATGGTCGATTAGCGCGTGGCTCCCCGGATCCGATCGTGGATCACTGGGCGAGCTACAATTTCCCCGAGGTGCCGCACCGACACTTCGCCGAGCAATTGACCAGAATGGACGCCGAGGTGTTCAAGAAGCTCGTGGCCCACCAATGCTTGGGCGCTGTCTGGTCGAGAAGGGATCGGTCGAGGAGCCACGACGCGGCCACCGTGTTGGCGACCGTGAATCAGTTCAACGCGGTTTCCCTTCGGGTTATATCCACGATACTGATGGACTCGTCGACCAGGCCCCAAGAGCGCGCGAGGATCCTCGAGACGTGGATCGACATCGCCCAAGAGTTGCGGGTGTTGAAGAATTTCAGCAGCCTGAAGGCTATCGTGTCCGGTCTGCAGAGCAACCCTGTGTACAGGTTGGAGAAGTGTTGGCAGTGCATGCCCAGGGAGAAGCACGAGCTGTTCAGGGAGTTGGAGAGAATTTTCTCGGAGGAGAACAACGCGTGGACCCAACGGGAGCTTTTGATCAAAGAGGGCACGGCCAAGTTTGCGGACACGGCGGGCAGGAGCGACAGGCACCTGCAAAAGTtgtttcaaaaacaaaatactCACGCGGGC AATATCAGTTACGGGACGATACCGTATCTGGGTACGTTCTTAACGGATCTCACTATGATAGACACCGCGATACCGGACACGATAGCGGAGGGTTTGATCAACTTCGACAAAAGGCGGAAGGAATTCGAGGTCCTCGCTAGGATAAGATTGCTTCAAGGAGCCGCGAATGCGTACAATTTCAGCACGGATCCGTTGTTCGATCGTTGGTTCCACTCCGTGGTTGTGCTCGATGATCGCGAAGCGTATAAACTGAGCTGTCAGATCGAGCCTCCGCCGCCTGGAAACACTTTGAGCAATCGTGGGAAGAAGAAGCAG AGTCATCAGGGTCACCGTAAAAACGACTCGATAGCCTCCACCTCGAGCTCGAGCAGCTCCCAATTTTACTGCGATCTGGATTCGTTGCCGAGCTCCCCCCACAACTCTCTCGATCGGCGCACATCGCCGTCCCAGATGTCCAGCTCGTCGTCCAGCTCGTCCTTGCCATCGTTGGACGTGTCGTTGAGCTCGGGGGGCGGGAGCGGAGCGGCGACGAGCCAACAGAACCGATTGGCACCGCCGACCGCCATCACCGCGAACGGGAACAGCCCCAACGTGGTCGGCCTGTCGAGCCCGAGCCACTCGCACAAGAGTTCGCCCGACTTTTACATCATAAAAGTGACGATGGAGAGCGACAACGTGGAGACGGAGGGTGTGGTGCTGTACAAATCCATCATGCTCTCGAACAACGAGAGGACGCCGCAAGTGATACGGAACGCTATGCTCAAGTTGGGAATAGAGGGGAGCCCGGACCAGTACACGCTGGCCCAGGTTCTGCCCGATCGTGAGATGCTTCTGCCAAATTCGGCCAACGTTTATTACGCCGTCAACACCGCGCACAATCTCAACTTCATTCTACGGCCTAGAAGGGAGCCTAACGAGAGCGCCACCGAAAGTCCTAAGAGCAAGACGAGTCACAAGCGGTAG
- the LOC410322 gene encoding ral guanine nucleotide dissociation stimulator isoform X1: MSADNGDDSLNRSDGRRGSSADIHTWMLWPVLGDDGLSPTSPPASASVKGVNKLAPLLLCAPCKPTSHRKNQNSTQWYVQQPTWRLWGEERGDGVIYTVYLKKVRYHRPTRSLSASDSDDEISHLEWETVRVRFLKAGTVQRLVESLANDDGELESTYINVFLATYRAFTTPREVLELLLSRYDALDEGSGALTGEQHRKTLVQALHVWLDAYPGDWKSPPNHPLLSRVLDFTHRRLPGSELELKARHRLHRFQREDQIDSCLMYDNGRLARGSPDPIVDHWASYNFPEVPHRHFAEQLTRMDAEVFKKLVAHQCLGAVWSRRDRSRSHDAATVLATVNQFNAVSLRVISTILMDSSTRPQERARILETWIDIAQELRVLKNFSSLKAIVSGLQSNPVYRLEKCWQCMPREKHELFRELERIFSEENNAWTQRELLIKEGTAKFADTAGRSDRHLQKLFQKQNTHAGNISYGTIPYLGTFLTDLTMIDTAIPDTIAEGLINFDKRRKEFEVLARIRLLQGAANAYNFSTDPLFDRWFHSVVVLDDREAYKLSCQIEPPPPGNTLSNRGKKKQSHQGHRKNDSIASTSSSSSSQFYCDLDSLPSSPHNSLDRRTSPSQMSSSSSSSSLPSLDVSLSSGGGSGAATSQQNRLAPPTAITANGNSPNVVGLSSPSHSHKSSPDFYIIKVTMESDNVETEGVVLYKSIMLSNNERTPQVIRNAMLKLGIEGSPDQYTLAQVLPDREMLLPNSANVYYAVNTAHNLNFILRPRREPNESATESPKSKTSHKR; encoded by the exons AATCGAAGTGACGGAAGAAGGGGAAGTTCCGCGGACATTCACACGTGGATGCTGTGGCCTGTGTTGGGGGATGACGGGCTGAGCCCAACGTCGCCCCCGGCGTCGGCCAGTGTCAAGGGGGTGAACAAACTGGCGCCCCTGCTGCTCTGCGCCCCCTGCAAGCCCACCAGCCACAGGAAGAACCAGAATTCCACCCAGTGGTACGTGCAGCAG CCCACGTGGCGTTTATGGGGCGAGGAAAGGGGCGATGGCGTCATATACACGGTGTACCTGAAGAAGGTCCGATATCACAGGCCGACCAGGAGCCTCTCCGCATCG GACTCGGACGACGAGATCTCGCATCTGGAATGGGAGACGGTGAGGGTGCGTTTCCTGAAAGCAGGCACGGTGCAGCGGCTGGTGGAAAGTCTGGCGAACGACGACGGGGAACTCGAGTCGACGTATATCAATGTCTTCTTGGCGACGTATCGGGCGTTCACTACGCCGCGGGAAGTGCTGGAGTTGTTGTTGTCGAGGTACGATGCCCTCGATGAGGGATCCGGTGCCCTGACAGGTGAGCAACACCGAAAGACTCTGGTCCAGGCTCTTCACGTATGGTTGGACGCCTATCCAGGCGACTGGAAGTCGCCCCCGAACCACCCCTTGCTCAGCCGAGTCCTCGACTTCACGCATCGACGACTTCCTGGCTCGGAACTCGAGCTCAAGGCAAGGCATCGTTTGCACAGGTTTCAGCGTGAAGATCAAATAG ATTCGTGCCTAATGTACGACAATGGTCGATTAGCGCGTGGCTCCCCGGATCCGATCGTGGATCACTGGGCGAGCTACAATTTCCCCGAGGTGCCGCACCGACACTTCGCCGAGCAATTGACCAGAATGGACGCCGAGGTGTTCAAGAAGCTCGTGGCCCACCAATGCTTGGGCGCTGTCTGGTCGAGAAGGGATCGGTCGAGGAGCCACGACGCGGCCACCGTGTTGGCGACCGTGAATCAGTTCAACGCGGTTTCCCTTCGGGTTATATCCACGATACTGATGGACTCGTCGACCAGGCCCCAAGAGCGCGCGAGGATCCTCGAGACGTGGATCGACATCGCCCAAGAGTTGCGGGTGTTGAAGAATTTCAGCAGCCTGAAGGCTATCGTGTCCGGTCTGCAGAGCAACCCTGTGTACAGGTTGGAGAAGTGTTGGCAGTGCATGCCCAGGGAGAAGCACGAGCTGTTCAGGGAGTTGGAGAGAATTTTCTCGGAGGAGAACAACGCGTGGACCCAACGGGAGCTTTTGATCAAAGAGGGCACGGCCAAGTTTGCGGACACGGCGGGCAGGAGCGACAGGCACCTGCAAAAGTtgtttcaaaaacaaaatactCACGCGGGC AATATCAGTTACGGGACGATACCGTATCTGGGTACGTTCTTAACGGATCTCACTATGATAGACACCGCGATACCGGACACGATAGCGGAGGGTTTGATCAACTTCGACAAAAGGCGGAAGGAATTCGAGGTCCTCGCTAGGATAAGATTGCTTCAAGGAGCCGCGAATGCGTACAATTTCAGCACGGATCCGTTGTTCGATCGTTGGTTCCACTCCGTGGTTGTGCTCGATGATCGCGAAGCGTATAAACTGAGCTGTCAGATCGAGCCTCCGCCGCCTGGAAACACTTTGAGCAATCGTGGGAAGAAGAAGCAG AGTCATCAGGGTCACCGTAAAAACGACTCGATAGCCTCCACCTCGAGCTCGAGCAGCTCCCAATTTTACTGCGATCTGGATTCGTTGCCGAGCTCCCCCCACAACTCTCTCGATCGGCGCACATCGCCGTCCCAGATGTCCAGCTCGTCGTCCAGCTCGTCCTTGCCATCGTTGGACGTGTCGTTGAGCTCGGGGGGCGGGAGCGGAGCGGCGACGAGCCAACAGAACCGATTGGCACCGCCGACCGCCATCACCGCGAACGGGAACAGCCCCAACGTGGTCGGCCTGTCGAGCCCGAGCCACTCGCACAAGAGTTCGCCCGACTTTTACATCATAAAAGTGACGATGGAGAGCGACAACGTGGAGACGGAGGGTGTGGTGCTGTACAAATCCATCATGCTCTCGAACAACGAGAGGACGCCGCAAGTGATACGGAACGCTATGCTCAAGTTGGGAATAGAGGGGAGCCCGGACCAGTACACGCTGGCCCAGGTTCTGCCCGATCGTGAGATGCTTCTGCCAAATTCGGCCAACGTTTATTACGCCGTCAACACCGCGCACAATCTCAACTTCATTCTACGGCCTAGAAGGGAGCCTAACGAGAGCGCCACCGAAAGTCCTAAGAGCAAGACGAGTCACAAGCGGTAG
- the LOC410322 gene encoding ral guanine nucleotide dissociation stimulator isoform X4: MSADNGDDSLPTWRLWGEERGDGVIYTVYLKKVRYHRPTRSLSASDSDDEISHLEWETVRVRFLKAGTVQRLVESLANDDGELESTYINVFLATYRAFTTPREVLELLLSRYDALDEGSGALTGEQHRKTLVQALHVWLDAYPGDWKSPPNHPLLSRVLDFTHRRLPGSELELKARHRLHRFQREDQIDSCLMYDNGRLARGSPDPIVDHWASYNFPEVPHRHFAEQLTRMDAEVFKKLVAHQCLGAVWSRRDRSRSHDAATVLATVNQFNAVSLRVISTILMDSSTRPQERARILETWIDIAQELRVLKNFSSLKAIVSGLQSNPVYRLEKCWQCMPREKHELFRELERIFSEENNAWTQRELLIKEGTAKFADTAGRSDRHLQKLFQKQNTHAGNISYGTIPYLGTFLTDLTMIDTAIPDTIAEGLINFDKRRKEFEVLARIRLLQGAANAYNFSTDPLFDRWFHSVVVLDDREAYKLSCQIEPPPPGNTLSNRGKKKQSHQGHRKNDSIASTSSSSSSQFYCDLDSLPSSPHNSLDRRTSPSQMSSSSSSSSLPSLDVSLSSGGGSGAATSQQNRLAPPTAITANGNSPNVVGLSSPSHSHKSSPDFYIIKVTMESDNVETEGVVLYKSIMLSNNERTPQVIRNAMLKLGIEGSPDQYTLAQVLPDREMLLPNSANVYYAVNTAHNLNFILRPRREPNESATESPKSKTSHKR; this comes from the exons CCCACGTGGCGTTTATGGGGCGAGGAAAGGGGCGATGGCGTCATATACACGGTGTACCTGAAGAAGGTCCGATATCACAGGCCGACCAGGAGCCTCTCCGCATCG GACTCGGACGACGAGATCTCGCATCTGGAATGGGAGACGGTGAGGGTGCGTTTCCTGAAAGCAGGCACGGTGCAGCGGCTGGTGGAAAGTCTGGCGAACGACGACGGGGAACTCGAGTCGACGTATATCAATGTCTTCTTGGCGACGTATCGGGCGTTCACTACGCCGCGGGAAGTGCTGGAGTTGTTGTTGTCGAGGTACGATGCCCTCGATGAGGGATCCGGTGCCCTGACAGGTGAGCAACACCGAAAGACTCTGGTCCAGGCTCTTCACGTATGGTTGGACGCCTATCCAGGCGACTGGAAGTCGCCCCCGAACCACCCCTTGCTCAGCCGAGTCCTCGACTTCACGCATCGACGACTTCCTGGCTCGGAACTCGAGCTCAAGGCAAGGCATCGTTTGCACAGGTTTCAGCGTGAAGATCAAATAG ATTCGTGCCTAATGTACGACAATGGTCGATTAGCGCGTGGCTCCCCGGATCCGATCGTGGATCACTGGGCGAGCTACAATTTCCCCGAGGTGCCGCACCGACACTTCGCCGAGCAATTGACCAGAATGGACGCCGAGGTGTTCAAGAAGCTCGTGGCCCACCAATGCTTGGGCGCTGTCTGGTCGAGAAGGGATCGGTCGAGGAGCCACGACGCGGCCACCGTGTTGGCGACCGTGAATCAGTTCAACGCGGTTTCCCTTCGGGTTATATCCACGATACTGATGGACTCGTCGACCAGGCCCCAAGAGCGCGCGAGGATCCTCGAGACGTGGATCGACATCGCCCAAGAGTTGCGGGTGTTGAAGAATTTCAGCAGCCTGAAGGCTATCGTGTCCGGTCTGCAGAGCAACCCTGTGTACAGGTTGGAGAAGTGTTGGCAGTGCATGCCCAGGGAGAAGCACGAGCTGTTCAGGGAGTTGGAGAGAATTTTCTCGGAGGAGAACAACGCGTGGACCCAACGGGAGCTTTTGATCAAAGAGGGCACGGCCAAGTTTGCGGACACGGCGGGCAGGAGCGACAGGCACCTGCAAAAGTtgtttcaaaaacaaaatactCACGCGGGC AATATCAGTTACGGGACGATACCGTATCTGGGTACGTTCTTAACGGATCTCACTATGATAGACACCGCGATACCGGACACGATAGCGGAGGGTTTGATCAACTTCGACAAAAGGCGGAAGGAATTCGAGGTCCTCGCTAGGATAAGATTGCTTCAAGGAGCCGCGAATGCGTACAATTTCAGCACGGATCCGTTGTTCGATCGTTGGTTCCACTCCGTGGTTGTGCTCGATGATCGCGAAGCGTATAAACTGAGCTGTCAGATCGAGCCTCCGCCGCCTGGAAACACTTTGAGCAATCGTGGGAAGAAGAAGCAG AGTCATCAGGGTCACCGTAAAAACGACTCGATAGCCTCCACCTCGAGCTCGAGCAGCTCCCAATTTTACTGCGATCTGGATTCGTTGCCGAGCTCCCCCCACAACTCTCTCGATCGGCGCACATCGCCGTCCCAGATGTCCAGCTCGTCGTCCAGCTCGTCCTTGCCATCGTTGGACGTGTCGTTGAGCTCGGGGGGCGGGAGCGGAGCGGCGACGAGCCAACAGAACCGATTGGCACCGCCGACCGCCATCACCGCGAACGGGAACAGCCCCAACGTGGTCGGCCTGTCGAGCCCGAGCCACTCGCACAAGAGTTCGCCCGACTTTTACATCATAAAAGTGACGATGGAGAGCGACAACGTGGAGACGGAGGGTGTGGTGCTGTACAAATCCATCATGCTCTCGAACAACGAGAGGACGCCGCAAGTGATACGGAACGCTATGCTCAAGTTGGGAATAGAGGGGAGCCCGGACCAGTACACGCTGGCCCAGGTTCTGCCCGATCGTGAGATGCTTCTGCCAAATTCGGCCAACGTTTATTACGCCGTCAACACCGCGCACAATCTCAACTTCATTCTACGGCCTAGAAGGGAGCCTAACGAGAGCGCCACCGAAAGTCCTAAGAGCAAGACGAGTCACAAGCGGTAG